A DNA window from Hymenobacter aquaticus contains the following coding sequences:
- a CDS encoding fatty acid desaturase family protein codes for MSSFPAERFGQYLRMKYLVSLTDPVYDPAAPLSRLDAWFLQFIQDKRDLPFVYLILEITATLLPLAGLLFVPGLSAAWWWGTFGLYLLLTTFYFKGPFGLMLHCTSHRILFKKKYSRLNHYIPWVIGPLFGQTPETYFTHHLGMHHPENNLPDDESSTMYYQRDSVASFGRYLADFFLLGIPKLVLYFGRTSKPKLRFRLLRGEVVYLVACLGLAFVNLPATLAVLVLPVVVTRAVMMLGNWSQHAFIDSADPGNCYTNSVTCINTKYNHKCWNDGYHISHHLKPALHWTEHPAHFQTNLDQYTHHQAVVFDGIHFLHIFAFLMTRRYDLLARHFVNLGEQYQSEAEVVAFLKSRTRRIARLAPPVAVAA; via the coding sequence TTGTCGTCATTCCCGGCCGAGCGGTTCGGTCAGTATCTGCGCATGAAGTATTTGGTTTCCCTTACCGACCCGGTCTACGACCCGGCGGCCCCGCTTTCCCGGCTCGACGCCTGGTTTTTGCAATTTATCCAGGACAAGCGCGACCTGCCGTTTGTGTACCTCATTCTGGAAATAACGGCGACGCTGCTGCCCTTGGCGGGTCTGCTGTTCGTGCCCGGCCTTTCCGCGGCTTGGTGGTGGGGCACGTTCGGGCTGTATCTGCTGCTGACCACGTTTTACTTCAAGGGTCCTTTTGGTCTGATGCTGCACTGCACCAGCCACCGGATTCTGTTCAAGAAGAAGTACAGCCGCCTCAACCACTACATTCCCTGGGTTATCGGGCCGCTGTTCGGGCAAACGCCGGAGACGTACTTTACCCACCACCTGGGCATGCACCACCCGGAAAACAACCTGCCCGACGACGAAAGCTCCACCATGTACTACCAGCGCGACTCGGTAGCCAGCTTTGGCCGCTACCTGGCCGATTTTTTCCTGCTGGGCATTCCGAAGCTGGTGCTGTATTTTGGGCGCACCAGCAAGCCCAAGCTGCGGTTTCGGCTGCTGCGCGGTGAGGTAGTCTACCTCGTGGCCTGCCTCGGGCTGGCTTTCGTGAACCTGCCCGCCACGCTGGCCGTGCTGGTGCTGCCCGTCGTCGTGACGCGGGCCGTGATGATGCTCGGCAACTGGAGCCAGCACGCCTTTATCGACTCGGCCGATCCGGGCAACTGCTACACCAACAGCGTAACCTGCATCAACACCAAATACAACCACAAGTGCTGGAACGACGGCTACCACATCAGCCACCACCTCAAGCCGGCCCTGCACTGGACCGAGCACCCGGCTCACTTCCAAACCAACCTGGACCAGTATACCCACCACCAGGCCGTAGTATTCGACGGTATCCACTTCCTGCACATTTTCGCCTTCCTAATGACGCGCCGCTACGATTTGCTGGCCCGGCACTTCGTCAACCTGGGCGAGCAGTACCAGTCCGAGGCCGAAGTGGTGGCTTTCCTCAAGTCGCGCACCCGCCGCATTGCCCGCCTGGCCCCGCCGGTGGCCGTGGCCGCCTGA
- a CDS encoding LysM peptidoglycan-binding domain-containing protein: MRTFSQVLFFAGLLAAPLASRAQQSAPAPTLSEDSVRVMSGLVQTSVRQLRDIYFEPSDARAVQLIDKALLEIPTLNQRLSHYTASLPREQQQQLAQRLRQHPWQIELQTLMRSPQFRGFDARAAKNPDLKVAAERLHASGFVGTAKITPPVAATPAPEPMGTISLPPAKPAKKAAANSLATTKPGATTAATPFKVAPLATTPAKTPAPATAPSAPAAAPVRHTVQKGETLFSISRHYGVTPAQLQEWNNKPTGAVRIGEVLVLNPGK, translated from the coding sequence ATGCGTACCTTCTCCCAAGTTCTTTTCTTTGCCGGACTGCTGGCGGCGCCCCTGGCCAGCCGGGCCCAGCAGTCGGCCCCGGCCCCTACCCTTTCCGAAGATTCCGTGCGGGTGATGTCGGGCCTGGTGCAAACCAGCGTGCGGCAGCTGCGCGACATTTACTTCGAGCCCAGCGACGCCCGCGCCGTGCAGCTGATCGACAAGGCCCTGCTCGAAATTCCGACCCTGAACCAGCGCCTGAGCCACTACACGGCCAGCCTGCCGCGCGAGCAGCAGCAGCAGCTGGCCCAGCGCCTGCGCCAGCACCCCTGGCAGATTGAGCTGCAGACGCTGATGCGCAGCCCGCAGTTTCGCGGCTTCGATGCCCGCGCCGCCAAAAACCCCGACCTGAAAGTGGCCGCCGAGCGGCTCCACGCCTCGGGCTTCGTGGGCACGGCCAAAATCACGCCGCCGGTGGCTGCCACTCCCGCTCCCGAGCCGATGGGTACCATTTCGCTGCCGCCAGCCAAGCCTGCCAAGAAAGCCGCCGCCAACTCCCTGGCCACGACCAAGCCCGGCGCAACCACTGCGGCGACGCCTTTCAAAGTAGCCCCGCTGGCAACTACGCCGGCCAAAACGCCGGCTCCGGCCACCGCGCCCAGTGCCCCGGCGGCTGCGCCGGTGCGCCATACGGTGCAGAAAGGCGAGACGCTGTTCAGCATTTCCCGCCACTACGGCGTTACGCCGGCCCAGCTCCAGGAGTGGAACAACAAGCCCACCGGGGCCGTCCGCATCGGGGAAGTGCTGGTGCTGAACCCGGGGAAGTAA
- a CDS encoding LysM peptidoglycan-binding domain-containing protein: MKRLVLTLLCLLPLLAAAQSVAVPSDLYFAGLHLRLTDGGRAAVQQKVDAIRRYQPSFQARVNLADAYFPIIDRVFQTEGVPQEFRYLVLQESGLQGEAQSIHDAVGYWQFKRESATELGVVVNDVVDERKHIVASSRAAARYFLRNNNTFHNWVNTLLSYNLGLTGAKPYTLPTDANATEMEISEQTHTYVLTFLAHKVAFETACGQNPKPPMLLAEFPAATGQQLSALAASLQTSPEELAKHNRWLLNDGPVPSDKAYTILVPVTDPLQLTAMAVQQKTAAAGQLLHEPKPDPQNAEFVQVNGLRAIIALPGDTKESLAQRAGLKMRKFMQFNDLFAFDNIVVGQPYFVQKKKDKAAVEYHVALPGESVAIVSQKYGVRAKSIWSKNRMPRNEELRAGRILWLQHTRPKEVAIEYAKSDNAAALAAFERSTPPVAAAPAPAKPAKKKEKAKDEAEPYTGTTAAASRILEDATEAADTVAVSPDNALVTQTDSATDDHMENLNELPQAAPKPTVRIPATTDKPVAQTPKKPLPTTAPVADEPSPEPVAAASAPVRTSPATTKTTPAPAPAAPAAAPAPQPQPPLYTSSASVEPVPASGLHTVQKGETLYAVARKYALRPADLIAWNNLPASPSLRLGQVLRVAAPADGTTVAAAPAPTEALAAAEPVKHTVATGESMYGIARKYNVSIKQVMEWNNKADSNVKLGEVLVIKPTK; encoded by the coding sequence ATGAAACGACTTGTACTCACCCTGCTTTGCCTGCTGCCCCTGCTGGCGGCGGCCCAAAGCGTGGCCGTTCCTTCCGACCTGTATTTTGCCGGCCTGCACCTGCGCCTCACCGACGGCGGCCGCGCGGCCGTTCAGCAGAAAGTGGACGCCATCCGGCGCTACCAGCCCTCGTTTCAGGCCCGCGTAAACCTGGCCGACGCCTACTTCCCCATCATCGACCGGGTGTTTCAGACCGAGGGCGTGCCCCAGGAATTTCGCTACCTGGTGTTGCAGGAAAGCGGCCTGCAGGGCGAGGCGCAGTCCATCCACGACGCGGTGGGCTACTGGCAGTTCAAGCGCGAATCGGCCACGGAGCTGGGCGTGGTGGTAAACGACGTGGTGGATGAGCGCAAGCACATCGTGGCCTCGTCGCGGGCGGCGGCCCGGTATTTTCTGCGCAACAACAACACGTTTCACAACTGGGTCAACACGCTGCTCAGCTACAACCTGGGCCTGACCGGGGCCAAGCCCTACACGCTGCCCACCGATGCCAACGCCACGGAAATGGAGATTTCCGAGCAGACGCACACCTACGTTCTCACCTTTCTGGCCCACAAGGTAGCCTTCGAAACCGCCTGCGGCCAGAACCCCAAGCCCCCGATGCTGCTGGCCGAATTTCCGGCCGCAACCGGGCAGCAGCTTTCCGCGCTGGCGGCTTCGCTGCAAACCAGCCCCGAGGAACTGGCCAAGCACAACCGCTGGCTGCTAAACGACGGCCCCGTGCCCTCCGACAAAGCCTACACCATTCTGGTGCCCGTGACGGACCCGCTGCAGCTCACGGCTATGGCGGTCCAGCAGAAAACAGCCGCCGCCGGTCAGCTGCTGCACGAGCCCAAGCCCGACCCGCAGAACGCCGAGTTCGTGCAGGTCAACGGGCTGCGCGCCATCATTGCCCTGCCCGGCGACACCAAGGAAAGCCTGGCCCAGCGGGCGGGTTTGAAGATGCGCAAGTTCATGCAGTTCAACGACCTGTTTGCCTTCGACAACATCGTGGTGGGTCAGCCTTACTTCGTGCAGAAAAAGAAGGATAAGGCCGCCGTGGAGTACCACGTGGCCCTGCCCGGCGAGAGTGTGGCCATCGTGTCGCAGAAATACGGGGTGCGGGCCAAGTCGATCTGGAGCAAAAACCGCATGCCGCGCAACGAGGAGCTGCGGGCCGGCCGCATTCTGTGGCTGCAACACACCCGGCCCAAGGAAGTAGCCATTGAGTACGCCAAGAGCGACAACGCCGCCGCACTGGCCGCCTTCGAGCGGTCGACGCCCCCGGTAGCGGCGGCTCCGGCTCCGGCCAAGCCCGCCAAGAAAAAGGAGAAGGCGAAAGACGAGGCCGAGCCCTACACCGGCACGACGGCCGCCGCCAGCCGCATTCTGGAGGACGCGACGGAAGCCGCCGACACGGTGGCCGTGAGCCCCGACAACGCCCTGGTAACGCAAACCGACAGCGCGACGGACGACCACATGGAGAATCTGAACGAGCTGCCCCAGGCCGCACCTAAACCCACCGTGCGAATCCCGGCAACCACCGATAAACCCGTGGCCCAAACGCCCAAGAAGCCGCTGCCCACGACGGCGCCCGTGGCCGATGAGCCCAGCCCGGAGCCGGTAGCCGCCGCTTCGGCACCCGTCCGAACGAGCCCGGCAACGACCAAGACGACGCCCGCACCAGCTCCAGCAGCCCCAGCCGCGGCTCCGGCACCGCAGCCGCAGCCCCCGCTGTATACGTCCTCCGCCAGCGTGGAGCCGGTACCGGCCTCGGGCCTGCATACCGTGCAGAAAGGCGAAACGCTGTATGCCGTGGCCCGCAAGTACGCGCTGCGCCCCGCCGACCTGATTGCCTGGAACAATCTACCCGCCAGCCCGTCGTTGCGGCTGGGCCAGGTGCTGCGTGTGGCCGCGCCAGCGGACGGCACCACCGTAGCGGCAGCGCCGGCACCGACGGAGGCACTGGCGGCGGCCGAGCCGGTAAAGCACACCGTCGCCACGGGCGAGTCGATGTACGGCATTGCCCGCAAGTACAACGTGAGCATCAAGCAGGTGATGGAGTGGAATAACAAGGCGGACTCCAACGTCAAGCTGGGCGAAGTCCTGGTTATTAAACCCACGAAATAG
- a CDS encoding TonB-dependent receptor — protein MMKKVTLLLVLLLATLPVFAQTYPISGRVVDITDQSPLIGANVLLTRVPDSVKTGAAVDPTGRFELTAAPGRYVLTVSFLGYQTLRRPVEVAAAPVVLGTLALATSQVKLNGVEVVGQAAAAVQKGDTTQYDSRAFKTNPDANAQDLITKMPGVIVQDGKVQAQGEQVQRVLVDGKEFFGSDPDAVLKNLPAEAIDKIQVYDRRSDQSQFTGFNDGNTEKTINIVTKPTFRNGQFGRIVAGYGPDAGRDKYRVSGNINSFKGARRFSVVAQSNNVNEQNFGTDDLLGVIGTSAQGGGGQRGGGRQGAGGNAGNRGGGGGGGNAGNFLVNQASGISTTHAVGLNYSDSWGKKTDVQASYFFNLSDNVANSATNRLYNVQTRGRTLGYDEASTGSARNINNRFNLRLEHKFDSLNSLLWQPRVTMQNNTSDSNLDGRTFLGAFSEQSDSSQSTNLSKYHSAQMGLTLTNQLLYRHRFAKRGRTFSLGLNTTYNNRDADNFLYSENFDFTSRPTATPSFTNQYSRLDQIGWTWNGTASYTEPLSLKSQLQLNYTINYAPNDSDKKTYELLPNDGRDLNEQLSNVFTSRYTTNSAGLTYRYQFQKLEWSVGGSLQYAQLHNEQEFPRSVTTDRPFWSVLPTAQLQYKFSRQQNLRVNYQARTQNPSISQLQDVVNNSNQLQIRTGNPNLAQEYTHNLFVRYSATQPETSRSFFALVGGSYTDNSIANSTLVVREPTRIEGTTVVVPAGGTIIRPVNLNNEYSLRSFANYTLPLKLIKSNLNLNASATFSQTPGFVNSRLNYNRSPNFGLGAVLSSNISPELDFTLSSNSSQTYARNTVQSQSNSQYFRQNTTLRLNWILVKGVTLQSDVNHVAYRGLTAGYNQNFVLWNASLGKKFLPKQQAELKLFAFDLLGQNNSIQRNITEAYTEDVRTNILQRYFMLMFTYNLRNFGGSGAAPTDAPRDGNRQFGPPGGRPPGGGGGRPGGGFGG, from the coding sequence ATGATGAAGAAAGTAACCTTATTGCTGGTGTTGCTGCTGGCTACGCTACCCGTATTCGCGCAGACCTATCCTATCTCCGGGCGCGTAGTCGACATCACCGACCAATCGCCGCTGATTGGGGCCAACGTGCTGCTCACGCGCGTGCCCGACTCGGTGAAAACCGGGGCCGCCGTAGACCCCACCGGCCGCTTTGAGCTGACGGCCGCCCCCGGCCGCTACGTGCTGACGGTGTCGTTTCTGGGCTACCAGACCCTGCGCCGCCCGGTGGAAGTCGCCGCGGCGCCCGTGGTGCTGGGTACGCTGGCGCTGGCCACCAGCCAGGTGAAGCTCAACGGGGTAGAAGTAGTGGGCCAGGCCGCCGCCGCCGTGCAGAAGGGCGACACGACCCAGTATGACTCCCGGGCCTTCAAAACCAACCCCGACGCCAACGCCCAGGATCTGATTACCAAGATGCCCGGCGTAATCGTGCAGGACGGCAAAGTGCAGGCCCAGGGCGAGCAGGTGCAGCGCGTGCTGGTCGACGGCAAGGAGTTTTTCGGCAGCGACCCGGACGCCGTGCTCAAGAACCTGCCGGCCGAGGCCATCGACAAGATTCAGGTGTATGACCGCCGCAGCGACCAGTCGCAGTTCACGGGCTTCAACGACGGCAACACCGAGAAAACCATCAACATCGTCACCAAGCCTACCTTCCGCAACGGGCAGTTCGGGCGCATCGTGGCCGGCTACGGCCCCGACGCGGGCCGGGACAAGTACCGGGTGAGCGGCAACATCAACTCGTTTAAGGGGGCGCGCCGCTTTTCCGTCGTGGCGCAGTCCAACAACGTGAACGAGCAGAACTTCGGCACCGACGATTTGCTGGGCGTCATCGGCACCTCGGCCCAGGGCGGCGGGGGCCAGCGGGGCGGCGGGCGGCAGGGCGCGGGCGGCAACGCCGGCAACCGGGGCGGCGGCGGAGGGGGTGGCAACGCCGGTAACTTCCTGGTGAACCAGGCCAGCGGCATTTCGACCACCCACGCCGTGGGCCTGAACTACTCCGACAGCTGGGGCAAAAAAACCGACGTGCAGGCCAGCTACTTCTTCAACCTGAGCGACAACGTGGCCAACAGCGCGACCAACCGCCTGTATAACGTGCAGACGCGCGGCCGCACGCTGGGCTACGACGAGGCCTCGACCGGCTCGGCGCGCAACATCAACAACCGCTTCAACCTGCGCCTGGAGCACAAGTTCGACTCGCTGAACTCCCTGCTCTGGCAGCCGCGCGTTACGATGCAGAACAACACGAGCGACAGTAACCTCGACGGGCGCACCTTCCTGGGCGCTTTCTCCGAGCAGTCCGACAGCAGCCAGAGCACCAACCTGAGCAAGTACCACTCGGCCCAGATGGGCCTCACGCTCACCAACCAACTGCTCTACCGCCACCGGTTTGCCAAGCGGGGCCGCACCTTCTCGCTGGGCCTGAACACGACCTACAACAACCGCGACGCCGACAACTTCCTCTACTCCGAGAACTTCGACTTCACTTCCCGGCCCACGGCCACGCCCTCGTTTACCAACCAATACTCCCGCCTCGACCAGATTGGCTGGACCTGGAACGGCACGGCCAGCTACACCGAGCCGCTGAGTCTGAAAAGCCAGCTCCAACTGAATTACACGATAAATTACGCCCCCAACGACTCGGACAAAAAAACCTACGAGCTGCTGCCCAACGACGGCCGCGACCTGAACGAGCAGCTCAGCAACGTCTTCACCAGCCGCTACACCACTAACTCCGCGGGCCTGACCTACCGCTACCAGTTCCAGAAGCTGGAATGGTCGGTGGGCGGCTCGCTGCAGTACGCCCAGCTGCACAACGAGCAGGAGTTTCCCCGCTCCGTCACCACCGACCGGCCTTTCTGGAGCGTGCTGCCCACCGCGCAGCTGCAGTACAAGTTTTCGCGCCAGCAAAACCTGCGCGTCAACTACCAGGCCCGCACCCAAAACCCGAGCATCAGCCAGCTGCAGGACGTGGTGAACAACTCCAACCAGCTCCAGATTCGGACCGGCAACCCGAACCTAGCCCAGGAATACACCCACAACCTGTTCGTGCGCTACTCGGCCACCCAGCCCGAAACCTCCCGGTCGTTTTTCGCTCTGGTGGGCGGCTCCTACACCGACAACTCCATTGCCAACAGCACTTTGGTGGTGCGCGAGCCGACCCGCATCGAGGGCACCACGGTGGTAGTACCGGCCGGGGGTACCATCATCCGGCCCGTCAACCTGAACAACGAGTATTCGCTGCGCTCTTTTGCCAACTACACCCTGCCGCTGAAGCTCATCAAGTCGAACCTGAACCTGAACGCCTCGGCCACCTTCAGCCAGACGCCGGGCTTCGTCAACTCGCGGCTGAACTACAACCGCTCCCCCAACTTCGGCCTGGGCGCGGTGCTGAGCAGCAACATCAGCCCCGAGCTGGACTTCACGCTGTCGTCCAACTCGTCGCAGACCTACGCCCGCAACACGGTGCAGAGCCAGAGCAACAGCCAGTATTTCCGCCAGAACACCACCCTGCGCCTGAACTGGATTCTGGTGAAGGGCGTCACGCTGCAGTCGGATGTAAACCACGTGGCCTACCGCGGCCTGACGGCGGGCTACAACCAGAACTTCGTGCTCTGGAATGCCAGCCTGGGCAAAAAATTCCTGCCCAAGCAGCAGGCCGAGCTCAAGCTGTTTGCCTTCGACTTGCTGGGCCAAAACAACAGCATTCAGCGTAACATCACGGAAGCGTACACCGAAGACGTGCGCACCAACATTCTGCAGCGCTACTTCATGCTGATGTTTACCTACAACCTGCGCAACTTCGGCGGCAGCGGCGCGGCGCCCACCGACGCCCCGCGCGACGGAAACAGGCAGTTTGGCCCTCCCGGTGGCCGTCCGCCCGGGGGCGGCGGGGGCCGGCCCGGCGGCGGATTCGGCGGCTGA
- a CDS encoding O-methyltransferase: MHPDDLQTYAEHHTSPEPDLLRRLNRETHVQVLAPRMLSGHLQGRVLSMLSHMVRPRRVLELGTFTGYSALCLAEGLTADGELHTVEQNPELEARIRRYVQEAGLVGRIHLHIGDATAVLGTLIETWDLVFIDADKINNAHYYELVLPQVRPGGFMLIDNVLWSGKALPSYPLKPADKDAHAVRAFNDFVQQDERVENVFLPLRDGLLMVRKR, encoded by the coding sequence GTGCACCCCGACGACCTGCAGACCTACGCCGAACACCATACTTCTCCCGAGCCCGACCTGCTGCGCCGCCTCAACCGGGAAACCCACGTGCAGGTGCTGGCCCCGCGCATGCTCTCGGGCCACCTGCAAGGGCGCGTGCTGAGCATGCTCAGCCACATGGTGCGGCCCCGGCGCGTGCTGGAGCTGGGCACCTTCACCGGCTACTCGGCGCTGTGCCTGGCCGAGGGTCTCACGGCGGATGGCGAGCTGCACACCGTGGAGCAAAATCCCGAGCTGGAAGCCCGCATCCGGCGCTACGTGCAGGAAGCGGGCCTGGTCGGGCGCATTCACCTGCATATCGGCGACGCCACGGCGGTGCTGGGCACCTTAATTGAAACCTGGGATTTGGTGTTCATCGACGCCGACAAAATCAACAATGCTCACTATTACGAGCTGGTGCTGCCGCAGGTACGCCCCGGCGGCTTTATGTTGATTGACAACGTCTTGTGGAGCGGCAAGGCCCTGCCCTCCTACCCGCTAAAGCCCGCCGACAAAGACGCCCACGCCGTGCGGGCCTTCAATGATTTTGTGCAGCAGGATGAACGGGTAGAAAACGTGTTTCTGCCCCTGCGCGACGGGCTTTTGATGGTACGCAAACGATAA
- a CDS encoding DUF4184 family protein, which produces MPFTPAHPALILPLLRPWHRHLSATALVLGAMSPDFEYFLRLRPDGIYGHTLAGVFWLDLPLILAFAWLFHRLVKLPLAQSLPDVLRKRLLPLVGPAWPLRRLVSGPVLAGALLGCASHIVWDWFTHDDGLMVLNCPFLQQTLPGFGQGWPLYTFLQYGSTFVGLGSIVWYVLRLPARPTSPPPPTRTRFTFWLATAAVLVLLWGPFMLYSAHIWPFDANSVLVTGMSAGLVGMLVAAGTLRRRLAPPPAVFP; this is translated from the coding sequence ATGCCTTTCACGCCCGCTCATCCCGCCCTTATTTTGCCCCTGCTGCGCCCCTGGCACCGCCACCTCTCGGCTACCGCGCTGGTGCTGGGCGCCATGAGTCCCGACTTCGAGTACTTCCTGCGCCTGCGGCCCGACGGCATCTATGGGCACACGCTGGCCGGGGTTTTCTGGCTGGATCTGCCCCTGATTCTGGCCTTTGCCTGGCTGTTTCACCGCCTGGTAAAGCTGCCGCTGGCCCAGAGCCTGCCCGACGTGCTGCGCAAGCGCCTGCTGCCGCTGGTGGGGCCCGCGTGGCCCCTGCGCCGCCTGGTGTCGGGGCCGGTGCTGGCCGGGGCGCTGCTGGGCTGCGCGTCGCACATCGTCTGGGACTGGTTTACCCACGATGACGGCCTGATGGTGCTGAACTGTCCTTTTTTGCAGCAGACGCTGCCGGGGTTCGGGCAGGGCTGGCCGCTCTACACGTTTTTGCAGTACGGCAGCACGTTCGTGGGCCTGGGCAGCATTGTCTGGTACGTGCTCCGGCTGCCGGCCCGGCCCACTTCCCCGCCGCCCCCCACCCGCACGCGCTTTACGTTCTGGCTGGCCACGGCGGCGGTGCTGGTGCTGCTCTGGGGGCCTTTTATGCTGTATTCGGCCCACATCTGGCCCTTTGATGCCAACTCGGTGCTGGTAACCGGCATGAGCGCCGGCCTGGTTGGCATGCTGGTGGCGGCCGGCACGCTACGCCGCCGCCTGGCACCGCCGCCCGCCGTTTTTCCCTGA